One Paraburkholderia aromaticivorans genomic region harbors:
- the uvrA gene encoding excinuclease ABC subunit UvrA — translation MEQIRIRGARTHNLKNVNLDLPRHKLVVITGLSGSGKSSLAFDTLYAEGQRRYVESLSAYARQFLQLMEKPDVDLIEGLSPAISIEQKATSHNPRSTVGTVTEIHDYLRLLFARVGTPYCPDHEIPLEAQSVSQMVDAALALPEETKLMILAPVVADRKGEHVELFEEMQAQGFIRFRVRSGGGTANEGVAKIYEVDSLPKLKKNDKHTIDVVVDRLKVRPDMKQRLAESFETALRLADGRAIALQMDTDKEKLFSSKFACPICSYSLQELEPRLFSFNNPMGACPECDGLGQITFFDPKRVVAHPSLSLAAGAVKGWDRRNQFYFQMLQSLAAFYEFDIDTAVEDLPEKVRKILLFGSGKQEIPFSYINERGRTSVREHVFEGIIPNLERRYRETDSVAVREELAKYQNNQPCPACAGTRLRREARFVRIGSDSDARGIFEISGWPLRDALGYFQTLRLEGSKREIADKVVKEIVARLMFLNNVGLDYLSLERSAETLSGGEAQRIRLASQIGSGLTGVMYVLDEPSIGLHQRDNDRLIATLKHLRDLGNSVIVVEHDEDMIRMADYVVDMGPGAGEHGGMVIAEGTPKQVQANAASMTGQYMSGARNIEFPDERKEPDDKRLRIVEAYGNNLQHVSLDLPVGLLTCVTGVSGSGKSTLINDTLYHAVAHHLYGSATEPAPYESIEGLEHFDKVINVDQSPIGRTPRSNPATYTGLFTPIRELFAGVPAAKERGYEAGRFSFNVKGGRCESCQGDGVLKVEMHFLPDVYVPCDVCHGKRYNRETLDVQYKGKNISEVLDMTVENAYEFFKPVPVVARKLKTLLDVGLGYIRLGQSATTLSGGEAQRVKLSLELSKRDTGRTLYILDEPTTGLHFHDIALLLEVIHRLRDQGNTVVIIEHNLDVIKTADWVIDLGPEGGAGGGQIIAQGTPEQVAKSKASFTGKYLAPLLKRAASKK, via the coding sequence GTGGAACAAATCCGTATTCGTGGGGCTCGCACCCACAACCTGAAGAACGTCAACCTCGACTTACCCCGTCACAAGCTCGTTGTCATCACGGGCCTTTCAGGCTCGGGCAAATCGTCGCTGGCGTTCGACACGCTCTATGCGGAAGGACAACGGCGCTACGTCGAAAGTCTCTCCGCCTACGCACGCCAGTTCCTGCAATTGATGGAGAAACCGGACGTCGATCTGATCGAAGGCCTGTCGCCGGCGATCTCGATCGAGCAGAAGGCGACCTCGCACAACCCGCGTTCCACGGTCGGCACCGTCACCGAGATTCACGACTACCTGCGACTATTGTTCGCACGGGTCGGCACGCCTTACTGTCCGGACCACGAAATTCCGCTGGAAGCGCAAAGCGTCTCGCAGATGGTCGACGCGGCGCTCGCGTTGCCGGAAGAAACGAAGCTCATGATCCTCGCGCCCGTTGTGGCGGACCGCAAGGGCGAGCACGTCGAACTGTTCGAGGAAATGCAGGCGCAAGGCTTTATCCGTTTTCGCGTGCGCTCGGGCGGCGGCACCGCCAATGAAGGCGTCGCGAAGATCTATGAAGTCGATTCGCTGCCGAAGCTGAAGAAGAACGACAAGCACACCATCGACGTGGTCGTGGACCGCCTGAAAGTGCGCCCCGACATGAAGCAGCGTCTCGCGGAATCGTTTGAAACGGCACTGCGTCTCGCCGACGGCCGCGCGATCGCGCTCCAAATGGACACGGACAAGGAGAAGCTGTTCAGCTCGAAATTCGCCTGCCCGATCTGCTCGTACTCGTTGCAGGAACTGGAGCCGCGCCTCTTCTCGTTCAACAATCCGATGGGCGCATGCCCGGAATGCGACGGCCTCGGCCAGATCACTTTCTTCGATCCGAAGCGGGTGGTCGCGCATCCGTCGCTGTCGCTCGCGGCCGGCGCGGTGAAGGGCTGGGACCGGCGCAATCAGTTCTACTTCCAGATGCTGCAGAGTCTCGCGGCGTTCTACGAGTTCGACATCGACACGGCCGTCGAAGACTTGCCGGAGAAAGTCCGCAAGATCCTGCTGTTCGGTTCGGGCAAGCAGGAGATCCCGTTCTCGTACATCAACGAACGTGGCCGCACTTCGGTGCGCGAGCATGTATTCGAAGGGATCATCCCGAATCTGGAGCGGCGTTACCGCGAGACCGATTCGGTCGCGGTGCGCGAAGAGCTCGCCAAGTATCAGAACAACCAGCCCTGCCCGGCCTGCGCCGGCACGCGGCTGCGGCGCGAAGCGCGCTTCGTGCGGATCGGCTCGGACAGCGACGCGCGCGGCATCTTCGAAATCAGCGGCTGGCCGCTGCGCGACGCGCTCGGCTATTTTCAGACGCTGCGCCTGGAAGGCTCCAAGCGCGAAATCGCCGACAAGGTGGTCAAGGAAATCGTCGCGCGGCTGATGTTCCTGAATAACGTCGGGCTGGATTACCTGTCGCTCGAACGCAGCGCGGAGACACTGTCCGGCGGCGAGGCGCAGCGCATTCGCCTCGCGTCGCAAATCGGCTCGGGGCTGACCGGCGTGATGTATGTGCTGGACGAGCCGTCCATCGGTCTGCATCAGCGAGATAACGACCGGCTGATCGCCACGCTCAAGCATCTGCGCGACCTCGGCAACTCCGTGATCGTCGTCGAACACGACGAAGACATGATCCGCATGGCCGACTACGTGGTCGACATGGGTCCGGGCGCGGGCGAACACGGCGGCATGGTGATCGCCGAGGGCACGCCCAAACAGGTGCAAGCGAACGCGGCGTCGATGACCGGGCAATACATGTCCGGCGCGCGCAACATCGAGTTCCCGGACGAACGCAAGGAGCCCGACGATAAGCGCCTGCGAATCGTCGAGGCGTACGGCAACAATCTGCAGCATGTGTCACTGGATCTACCGGTCGGCTTGCTCACCTGCGTGACCGGCGTGTCCGGTTCGGGCAAGTCCACGCTCATCAACGACACGCTGTATCACGCGGTCGCGCATCACCTGTACGGCTCGGCCACGGAGCCGGCGCCGTACGAATCGATCGAGGGCCTGGAGCATTTCGACAAGGTCATCAACGTCGACCAGTCGCCGATCGGCCGCACACCGCGCTCGAACCCGGCCACCTACACGGGCCTCTTCACGCCGATCCGCGAACTGTTCGCGGGCGTACCGGCAGCGAAGGAGCGCGGCTATGAGGCTGGCCGCTTCTCGTTCAACGTGAAAGGCGGCCGCTGCGAATCTTGTCAGGGCGACGGCGTGCTAAAGGTCGAGATGCACTTTTTGCCGGACGTGTACGTGCCGTGCGACGTCTGTCACGGCAAGCGCTACAACCGCGAAACGCTGGACGTGCAGTACAAAGGCAAGAACATCAGCGAAGTACTCGACATGACGGTGGAGAACGCCTATGAGTTCTTCAAGCCGGTGCCGGTCGTCGCACGCAAGCTGAAAACCTTGCTAGACGTTGGTTTGGGCTATATCCGGCTGGGCCAGTCGGCCACCACGCTGTCGGGCGGCGAGGCACAGCGCGTCAAACTATCTTTGGAACTGAGCAAGCGTGACACAGGTCGCACGCTATACATACTTGACGAGCCGACCACCGGCCTGCACTTTCATGACATCGCTTTGTTGCTCGAAGTGATTCATCGATTACGCGACCAGGGTAATACCGTCGTGATCATCGAGCATAATCTCGATGTAATAAAGACTGCGGACTGGGTCATCGATCTCGGTCCGGAAGGCGGGGCCGGCGGCGGGCAGATCATTGCCCAGGGTACGCCGGAGCAGGTGGCGAAGTCGAAGGCAAGTTTTACCGGTAAGTACCTGGCGCCTCTGCTGAAACGCGCGGCCAGTAAAAAGTAA